The following proteins are encoded in a genomic region of Oncorhynchus kisutch isolate 150728-3 linkage group LG18, Okis_V2, whole genome shotgun sequence:
- the lztfl1 gene encoding leucine zipper transcription factor-like protein 1 isoform X1 — protein sequence MAEFGFNEHHQNEAINYMRFARSKRIIRLKTIDSCFEDLKDSRLVEETFTVDEVRDMLDGLQLVVRGEVETELINTAHTNVLLLRQLFSQAEKFYLRLQTDISELENRELLEQVAEFENTEFKNPNKTNQEISKPKLAPLNEGGVSELLNKEISRLQEENNKLKGRLRTLETQAMGALDEKTRAERALKDLQKVKGEQQMATRSQEITSLEDTVAALQEDYQKSLSVNAASQRDLQDNLVSAKHDLLRVQEQLSLAEKELDRKFQQTSAYRNMKEILTKKNEQIKDIRKRLSKYESDE from the exons ATG GCTGAGTTTGGTTTCAATGAGCACCATCAGAATGAGGCCATCAACTACATGCGCTTTGCACGCTCCAAGAGGATCATCAGACTCAAGACCATTGACTCCTGCTTCGAGGACCTTAAAGACAGCAG GCTAGTGGAGGAGACATTCACAGTGGACGAGGTGCGGGACATGCTGGACGGGCTGCAGCTGGTTGTGCGaggggaggtggagacagagcTCATCAACACGGCCCACACCAACGTGCTGCTGCTTCGGCAGCTCTTCTCCCAGGCTGAAAAGTTCTACCTCCGTCTGCAGACTGACATATCGGAGCTGGAGAACAG AGAGTTGTTAGAGCAAGTGGCTGAGTTTGAGAATACTGAGTTTAAAAACCCAAATAAG ACTAACCAAGAAATTAGCAAGCCCAAGTTAGCACCGCTGAATGAAGGTGGGGTATCTGAACTTCTCAACAAG GAGATATCAAGGCTACAAGAGGAAAATAATAAGCTCAAAGGCAGGCTCCGGACTTTGGAAACCCAG GCCATGGGTGCGTTGGATGAGAAGACCAGGGCGGAGAGAGCTCTCAAAGACTTGCAGAAGGTCAAGGGGGAACAGCAA ATGGCCACCCGTTCTCAGGAGATCACTAGTCTGGAGGACACGGTGGCAGCACTGCAGGAAGACTACCAGAAGTCCCTGAGTGTCAACGCTGCCTCCCAAAGAGACCTGCAGGACAACCTGGTGTCTGCCAAACATGACCTGCTCAGGGTACAGGAACAACTGTCCCTGGCAGAGAAG gagctgGACCGGAAGTTCCAACAGACTTCTGCCTACCGCAACATGAAGGAGATCCTCACCAAGAAAAATGAGCAGATCAAGGACATCAGGAAACGGCTTTCAAA ATACGAGTCTGATGAATGA
- the lztfl1 gene encoding leucine zipper transcription factor-like protein 1 isoform X6, whose protein sequence is MRFARSKRIIRLKTIDSCFEDLKDSRLVEETFTVDEVRDMLDGLQLVVRGEVETELINTAHTNVLLLRQLFSQAEKFYLRLQTDISELENRELLEQVAEFENTEFKNPNKTNQEISKPKLAPLNEGGVSELLNKEISRLQEENNKLKGRLRTLETQAMGALDEKTRAERALKDLQKMATRSQEITSLEDTVAALQEDYQKSLSVNAASQRDLQDNLVSAKHDLLRVQEQLSLAEKELDRKFQQTSAYRNMKEILTKKNEQIKDIRKRLSKYESDE, encoded by the exons ATGCGCTTTGCACGCTCCAAGAGGATCATCAGACTCAAGACCATTGACTCCTGCTTCGAGGACCTTAAAGACAGCAG GCTAGTGGAGGAGACATTCACAGTGGACGAGGTGCGGGACATGCTGGACGGGCTGCAGCTGGTTGTGCGaggggaggtggagacagagcTCATCAACACGGCCCACACCAACGTGCTGCTGCTTCGGCAGCTCTTCTCCCAGGCTGAAAAGTTCTACCTCCGTCTGCAGACTGACATATCGGAGCTGGAGAACAG AGAGTTGTTAGAGCAAGTGGCTGAGTTTGAGAATACTGAGTTTAAAAACCCAAATAAG ACTAACCAAGAAATTAGCAAGCCCAAGTTAGCACCGCTGAATGAAGGTGGGGTATCTGAACTTCTCAACAAG GAGATATCAAGGCTACAAGAGGAAAATAATAAGCTCAAAGGCAGGCTCCGGACTTTGGAAACCCAG GCCATGGGTGCGTTGGATGAGAAGACCAGGGCGGAGAGAGCTCTCAAAGACTTGCAGAAG ATGGCCACCCGTTCTCAGGAGATCACTAGTCTGGAGGACACGGTGGCAGCACTGCAGGAAGACTACCAGAAGTCCCTGAGTGTCAACGCTGCCTCCCAAAGAGACCTGCAGGACAACCTGGTGTCTGCCAAACATGACCTGCTCAGGGTACAGGAACAACTGTCCCTGGCAGAGAAG gagctgGACCGGAAGTTCCAACAGACTTCTGCCTACCGCAACATGAAGGAGATCCTCACCAAGAAAAATGAGCAGATCAAGGACATCAGGAAACGGCTTTCAAA ATACGAGTCTGATGAATGA
- the lztfl1 gene encoding leucine zipper transcription factor-like protein 1 isoform X4, producing the protein MRFARSKRIIRLKTIDSCFEDLKDSRLVEETFTVDEVRDMLDGLQLVVRGEVETELINTAHTNVLLLRQLFSQAEKFYLRLQTDISELENRELLEQVAEFENTEFKNPNKTNQEISKPKLAPLNEGGVSELLNKEISRLQEENNKLKGRLRTLETQAMGALDEKTRAERALKDLQKVKGEQQMATRSQEITSLEDTVAALQEDYQKSLSVNAASQRDLQDNLVSAKHDLLRVQEQLSLAEKELDRKFQQTSAYRNMKEILTKKNEQIKDIRKRLSKYESDE; encoded by the exons ATGCGCTTTGCACGCTCCAAGAGGATCATCAGACTCAAGACCATTGACTCCTGCTTCGAGGACCTTAAAGACAGCAG GCTAGTGGAGGAGACATTCACAGTGGACGAGGTGCGGGACATGCTGGACGGGCTGCAGCTGGTTGTGCGaggggaggtggagacagagcTCATCAACACGGCCCACACCAACGTGCTGCTGCTTCGGCAGCTCTTCTCCCAGGCTGAAAAGTTCTACCTCCGTCTGCAGACTGACATATCGGAGCTGGAGAACAG AGAGTTGTTAGAGCAAGTGGCTGAGTTTGAGAATACTGAGTTTAAAAACCCAAATAAG ACTAACCAAGAAATTAGCAAGCCCAAGTTAGCACCGCTGAATGAAGGTGGGGTATCTGAACTTCTCAACAAG GAGATATCAAGGCTACAAGAGGAAAATAATAAGCTCAAAGGCAGGCTCCGGACTTTGGAAACCCAG GCCATGGGTGCGTTGGATGAGAAGACCAGGGCGGAGAGAGCTCTCAAAGACTTGCAGAAGGTCAAGGGGGAACAGCAA ATGGCCACCCGTTCTCAGGAGATCACTAGTCTGGAGGACACGGTGGCAGCACTGCAGGAAGACTACCAGAAGTCCCTGAGTGTCAACGCTGCCTCCCAAAGAGACCTGCAGGACAACCTGGTGTCTGCCAAACATGACCTGCTCAGGGTACAGGAACAACTGTCCCTGGCAGAGAAG gagctgGACCGGAAGTTCCAACAGACTTCTGCCTACCGCAACATGAAGGAGATCCTCACCAAGAAAAATGAGCAGATCAAGGACATCAGGAAACGGCTTTCAAA ATACGAGTCTGATGAATGA
- the lztfl1 gene encoding leucine zipper transcription factor-like protein 1 isoform X2 gives MAEFGFNEHHQNEAINYMRFARSKRIIRLKTIDSCFEDLKDSRLVEETFTVDEVRDMLDGLQLVVRGEVETELINTAHTNVLLLRQLFSQAEKFYLRLQTDISELENRELLEQVAEFENTEFKNPNKTNQEISKPKLAPLNEGGVSELLNKEISRLQEENNKLKGRLRTLETQAMGALDEKTRAERALKDLQKVKGEQQEITSLEDTVAALQEDYQKSLSVNAASQRDLQDNLVSAKHDLLRVQEQLSLAEKELDRKFQQTSAYRNMKEILTKKNEQIKDIRKRLSKYESDE, from the exons ATG GCTGAGTTTGGTTTCAATGAGCACCATCAGAATGAGGCCATCAACTACATGCGCTTTGCACGCTCCAAGAGGATCATCAGACTCAAGACCATTGACTCCTGCTTCGAGGACCTTAAAGACAGCAG GCTAGTGGAGGAGACATTCACAGTGGACGAGGTGCGGGACATGCTGGACGGGCTGCAGCTGGTTGTGCGaggggaggtggagacagagcTCATCAACACGGCCCACACCAACGTGCTGCTGCTTCGGCAGCTCTTCTCCCAGGCTGAAAAGTTCTACCTCCGTCTGCAGACTGACATATCGGAGCTGGAGAACAG AGAGTTGTTAGAGCAAGTGGCTGAGTTTGAGAATACTGAGTTTAAAAACCCAAATAAG ACTAACCAAGAAATTAGCAAGCCCAAGTTAGCACCGCTGAATGAAGGTGGGGTATCTGAACTTCTCAACAAG GAGATATCAAGGCTACAAGAGGAAAATAATAAGCTCAAAGGCAGGCTCCGGACTTTGGAAACCCAG GCCATGGGTGCGTTGGATGAGAAGACCAGGGCGGAGAGAGCTCTCAAAGACTTGCAGAAGGTCAAGGGGGAACAGCAA GAGATCACTAGTCTGGAGGACACGGTGGCAGCACTGCAGGAAGACTACCAGAAGTCCCTGAGTGTCAACGCTGCCTCCCAAAGAGACCTGCAGGACAACCTGGTGTCTGCCAAACATGACCTGCTCAGGGTACAGGAACAACTGTCCCTGGCAGAGAAG gagctgGACCGGAAGTTCCAACAGACTTCTGCCTACCGCAACATGAAGGAGATCCTCACCAAGAAAAATGAGCAGATCAAGGACATCAGGAAACGGCTTTCAAA ATACGAGTCTGATGAATGA
- the lztfl1 gene encoding leucine zipper transcription factor-like protein 1 isoform X3, with the protein MAEFGFNEHHQNEAINYMRFARSKRIIRLKTIDSCFEDLKDSRLVEETFTVDEVRDMLDGLQLVVRGEVETELINTAHTNVLLLRQLFSQAEKFYLRLQTDISELENRELLEQVAEFENTEFKNPNKTNQEISKPKLAPLNEGGVSELLNKEISRLQEENNKLKGRLRTLETQAMGALDEKTRAERALKDLQKMATRSQEITSLEDTVAALQEDYQKSLSVNAASQRDLQDNLVSAKHDLLRVQEQLSLAEKELDRKFQQTSAYRNMKEILTKKNEQIKDIRKRLSKYESDE; encoded by the exons ATG GCTGAGTTTGGTTTCAATGAGCACCATCAGAATGAGGCCATCAACTACATGCGCTTTGCACGCTCCAAGAGGATCATCAGACTCAAGACCATTGACTCCTGCTTCGAGGACCTTAAAGACAGCAG GCTAGTGGAGGAGACATTCACAGTGGACGAGGTGCGGGACATGCTGGACGGGCTGCAGCTGGTTGTGCGaggggaggtggagacagagcTCATCAACACGGCCCACACCAACGTGCTGCTGCTTCGGCAGCTCTTCTCCCAGGCTGAAAAGTTCTACCTCCGTCTGCAGACTGACATATCGGAGCTGGAGAACAG AGAGTTGTTAGAGCAAGTGGCTGAGTTTGAGAATACTGAGTTTAAAAACCCAAATAAG ACTAACCAAGAAATTAGCAAGCCCAAGTTAGCACCGCTGAATGAAGGTGGGGTATCTGAACTTCTCAACAAG GAGATATCAAGGCTACAAGAGGAAAATAATAAGCTCAAAGGCAGGCTCCGGACTTTGGAAACCCAG GCCATGGGTGCGTTGGATGAGAAGACCAGGGCGGAGAGAGCTCTCAAAGACTTGCAGAAG ATGGCCACCCGTTCTCAGGAGATCACTAGTCTGGAGGACACGGTGGCAGCACTGCAGGAAGACTACCAGAAGTCCCTGAGTGTCAACGCTGCCTCCCAAAGAGACCTGCAGGACAACCTGGTGTCTGCCAAACATGACCTGCTCAGGGTACAGGAACAACTGTCCCTGGCAGAGAAG gagctgGACCGGAAGTTCCAACAGACTTCTGCCTACCGCAACATGAAGGAGATCCTCACCAAGAAAAATGAGCAGATCAAGGACATCAGGAAACGGCTTTCAAA ATACGAGTCTGATGAATGA
- the lztfl1 gene encoding leucine zipper transcription factor-like protein 1 isoform X5 has product MRFARSKRIIRLKTIDSCFEDLKDSRLVEETFTVDEVRDMLDGLQLVVRGEVETELINTAHTNVLLLRQLFSQAEKFYLRLQTDISELENRELLEQVAEFENTEFKNPNKTNQEISKPKLAPLNEGGVSELLNKEISRLQEENNKLKGRLRTLETQAMGALDEKTRAERALKDLQKVKGEQQEITSLEDTVAALQEDYQKSLSVNAASQRDLQDNLVSAKHDLLRVQEQLSLAEKELDRKFQQTSAYRNMKEILTKKNEQIKDIRKRLSKYESDE; this is encoded by the exons ATGCGCTTTGCACGCTCCAAGAGGATCATCAGACTCAAGACCATTGACTCCTGCTTCGAGGACCTTAAAGACAGCAG GCTAGTGGAGGAGACATTCACAGTGGACGAGGTGCGGGACATGCTGGACGGGCTGCAGCTGGTTGTGCGaggggaggtggagacagagcTCATCAACACGGCCCACACCAACGTGCTGCTGCTTCGGCAGCTCTTCTCCCAGGCTGAAAAGTTCTACCTCCGTCTGCAGACTGACATATCGGAGCTGGAGAACAG AGAGTTGTTAGAGCAAGTGGCTGAGTTTGAGAATACTGAGTTTAAAAACCCAAATAAG ACTAACCAAGAAATTAGCAAGCCCAAGTTAGCACCGCTGAATGAAGGTGGGGTATCTGAACTTCTCAACAAG GAGATATCAAGGCTACAAGAGGAAAATAATAAGCTCAAAGGCAGGCTCCGGACTTTGGAAACCCAG GCCATGGGTGCGTTGGATGAGAAGACCAGGGCGGAGAGAGCTCTCAAAGACTTGCAGAAGGTCAAGGGGGAACAGCAA GAGATCACTAGTCTGGAGGACACGGTGGCAGCACTGCAGGAAGACTACCAGAAGTCCCTGAGTGTCAACGCTGCCTCCCAAAGAGACCTGCAGGACAACCTGGTGTCTGCCAAACATGACCTGCTCAGGGTACAGGAACAACTGTCCCTGGCAGAGAAG gagctgGACCGGAAGTTCCAACAGACTTCTGCCTACCGCAACATGAAGGAGATCCTCACCAAGAAAAATGAGCAGATCAAGGACATCAGGAAACGGCTTTCAAA ATACGAGTCTGATGAATGA